From one Rhizobium rosettiformans genomic stretch:
- a CDS encoding DUF1775 domain-containing protein: MKTNLILATTITTLASTTAVFAHATFANQPAKVGSYVAATLQVPHGCDGKATNEVQIKLPEGFISAKPMPKAGWDVEVITGDYQNSYDNHGKQVKSGPVEIRFRNGDLPDNFYDTFVVYGKIAAGDPATGLAFPTVQLCGADAKVAWDQIAAPGQDPHDLNGPAPVLNLVAAEGGDHGHGAHGAHGAHDAHAGHGAPAEQAAADGHGAHGAHGDHFGHGDHMAATDPGGFETVTAGDLELTAGFTRAMLPGQPVGGGFITIVNKGGEDDKLVSATSAQAGEVQLHEMAMEGEVMKMRQLTDGIAIPAGETVELKPGGLHLMFFKVAEPFQEGATVNVTLTFEKAGAVDVALPVGPARGK; the protein is encoded by the coding sequence ATGAAGACCAATCTCATTCTTGCAACCACAATTACCACGCTCGCATCGACCACGGCTGTGTTTGCCCACGCGACCTTTGCCAACCAGCCCGCCAAGGTCGGCTCCTATGTCGCCGCTACTCTGCAGGTGCCGCATGGTTGCGACGGCAAGGCGACCAACGAGGTCCAGATCAAGCTTCCGGAAGGCTTCATTTCCGCCAAGCCGATGCCGAAGGCTGGCTGGGACGTTGAGGTCATCACCGGCGACTACCAGAACAGCTACGACAATCACGGCAAGCAGGTGAAATCCGGCCCGGTCGAGATTCGCTTCAGGAATGGTGACCTGCCGGACAATTTCTACGACACCTTCGTCGTTTATGGGAAGATCGCGGCTGGCGACCCGGCGACCGGTCTGGCCTTCCCAACCGTTCAACTCTGCGGCGCTGACGCCAAGGTCGCCTGGGATCAGATCGCAGCACCCGGACAGGATCCGCACGACCTCAATGGTCCGGCACCGGTTCTCAACCTCGTCGCCGCTGAAGGCGGTGACCATGGCCATGGGGCGCATGGTGCACACGGTGCTCATGATGCCCATGCCGGACACGGAGCACCCGCTGAGCAGGCTGCGGCGGATGGCCACGGCGCGCACGGCGCCCATGGTGACCATTTCGGTCACGGCGATCACATGGCGGCCACCGATCCCGGCGGGTTTGAGACGGTGACCGCAGGCGATCTGGAACTGACCGCCGGCTTCACGAGGGCGATGCTGCCAGGCCAGCCTGTCGGTGGCGGTTTCATCACCATCGTCAATAAGGGCGGTGAGGACGACAAGCTGGTTTCCGCCACCTCAGCCCAGGCCGGCGAAGTCCAATTGCATGAGATGGCGATGGAAGGCGAGGTGATGAAGATGCGTCAGCTGACCGACGGCATCGCAATCCCGGCCGGTGAGACGGTTGAGTTGAAGCCGGGCGGCCTGCATCTGATGTTCTTCAAGGTGGCCGAACCCTTTCAGGAAGGCGCGACCGTCAACGTCACGCTGACCTTCGAGAAGGCCGGTGCCGTGGACGTGGCGCTGCCAGTCGGTCCGGCCCGGGGCAAGTGA
- a CDS encoding flavodoxin domain-containing protein, translating into MIILVGYASIEGQTRKIAEAVASAVEAEGDRALLFDISSGGEYAVGHPEAAILCAPIHAARYPAAFTAFAKQEAVWLNSVPTALISLSLLIRSEFEEEREEAAHYPDTLLETSGWKPGMIHHAAGALRYTEYDFFKRWIIRRMAEHENAPTDVSRDHEFTDWKALSAFVAEFLASAKA; encoded by the coding sequence ATGATTATTCTAGTCGGCTACGCGTCGATTGAGGGGCAGACACGCAAGATCGCGGAAGCGGTCGCGTCGGCGGTCGAGGCCGAAGGCGACCGGGCGCTTCTGTTCGACATAAGCTCCGGCGGCGAATACGCGGTTGGCCATCCGGAAGCGGCTATCCTTTGCGCACCGATTCACGCGGCGCGCTATCCGGCAGCCTTCACCGCCTTTGCCAAGCAGGAGGCGGTCTGGCTGAACAGTGTGCCAACGGCCCTCATCTCTCTTTCGCTGCTGATCCGCAGTGAATTCGAGGAAGAACGTGAGGAGGCCGCGCATTATCCCGACACACTTCTTGAGACCAGCGGCTGGAAGCCCGGCATGATCCATCACGCAGCCGGAGCACTCCGTTATACCGAATATGACTTCTTCAAGCGCTGGATCATCCGGCGTATGGCAGAGCATGAAAACGCTCCGACGGATGTCAGTCGCGACCACGAATTCACCGACTGGAAGGCGCTGTCGGCTTTCGTGGCGGAATTTCTGGCGTCGGCCAAGGCTTGA
- the crcB gene encoding fluoride efflux transporter CrcB, translated as MFHILLVAIGGATGSVARYLTGIAMTRWLGMGFPWGTITVNIVGSFIIGLLTELLARRFSAPMEMQLLLVVGFLGGFTTFSSFSLDTMALFERGESHLALAYVGASLVLSLSAAFGGLALGRSLF; from the coding sequence ATGTTCCACATCCTGCTCGTCGCGATCGGCGGTGCAACCGGATCGGTAGCCCGCTATCTCACCGGGATTGCCATGACCCGCTGGCTGGGGATGGGCTTCCCCTGGGGCACGATCACCGTCAACATCGTCGGCTCGTTCATCATCGGTCTGTTGACCGAACTGCTGGCGCGTAGGTTCTCCGCCCCTATGGAGATGCAGTTGCTGCTGGTGGTCGGCTTCCTTGGAGGGTTCACCACATTCTCCTCCTTTTCACTCGATACAATGGCGCTCTTCGAACGTGGCGAAAGTCATCTGGCCCTGGCCTATGTCGGAGCGAGCCTTGTCCTGTCCCTCTCGGCCGCTTTCGGTGGTCTCGCCCTCGGCCGCAGCCTGTTCTGA
- a CDS encoding RluA family pseudouridine synthase: MAGIEHITVEADEAGMRLDRWFKIHYPGLGFGALQKLLRSGQVRVDGGRVKTDARVQPGQVVRVPPMDVDAKKTGPIASHDLKHGDDHELLSRMLLHEDEKVFVLNKPAGLAVQGGSGLNRHIDKMLEAWTSRKGEKPRLVHRLDRDTSGVLVVARTRGAAQKLTAAFRERDTKKIYWSLVKGVPRKHEDKISTWLTKDQTDEGDRMRVCRHGEEGADHAITYYRVIDTAAQNLAWLEMEPYTGRTHQLRVHALHIGHPIIGDPKYFIDDHNWDFPGGVQKRLHLHARYIDLPHPNGGRLKVTAPLPPHMVQTWNLLGLDQRDGDRDGE, translated from the coding sequence ATGGCAGGCATCGAACATATCACCGTGGAAGCCGACGAGGCTGGCATGCGGCTCGACCGCTGGTTCAAGATCCATTACCCGGGTCTGGGCTTCGGCGCGTTGCAGAAGCTTCTGCGCTCGGGCCAGGTCCGTGTCGACGGCGGTCGCGTGAAGACAGACGCCCGCGTTCAGCCCGGTCAGGTTGTGCGCGTTCCCCCCATGGATGTCGACGCCAAGAAGACCGGCCCGATCGCCAGCCACGATCTGAAGCACGGCGACGACCACGAACTCCTGTCGCGCATGCTGCTGCATGAAGACGAGAAGGTCTTCGTACTCAACAAGCCCGCCGGCCTTGCCGTGCAGGGCGGTTCTGGTCTCAATCGCCACATCGACAAGATGCTGGAAGCCTGGACGAGCCGGAAGGGCGAAAAGCCGCGCCTGGTGCATCGCCTCGACCGCGACACCTCCGGCGTACTCGTCGTTGCCCGTACGCGCGGCGCCGCCCAGAAGCTGACGGCAGCGTTTCGCGAGCGCGACACAAAGAAGATCTACTGGTCGCTGGTGAAGGGCGTCCCGCGCAAGCACGAGGACAAGATCTCGACCTGGCTCACCAAAGACCAGACCGACGAAGGCGACCGCATGCGAGTCTGCAGGCACGGCGAGGAAGGGGCGGACCACGCCATCACCTACTACCGTGTCATCGATACGGCAGCCCAGAACCTCGCCTGGCTGGAAATGGAGCCCTATACCGGCCGCACGCACCAGCTGCGCGTCCACGCGCTGCATATCGGGCATCCGATCATCGGCGATCCCAAATACTTCATCGACGACCACAACTGGGATTTCCCCGGCGGCGTCCAAAAGCGGCTTCATCTGCATGCCCGCTACATCGACCTGCCGCATCCGAATGGCGGTCGCCTGAAGGTTACGGCACCGCTGCCGCCGCACATGGTCCAGACCTGGAACCTGCTCGGTCTCGACCAGCGCGATGGTGACAGGGACGGCGAATGA
- a CDS encoding HAD-IA family hydrolase, translating to MKLVLFDCDGTLVDSAGLIHEVMRHTFTAFGKPEPALETTKSIIGLTLDIAIARMDGKPHADDEAVAMAAHYKAIFADVRRDSGFGETMFDGIRQVLDALIAREDIWLGAVTGKSRRGLETILEGHGLKPHFLFCRTADDCPSKPHPAMVTECCDEAGIAPRETIVIGDAIYDMQMAKAAGATAIGVAWGYAKADDLWKAGADAVVERPADLLAYIH from the coding sequence ATGAAGCTTGTTCTGTTCGATTGCGACGGCACGCTGGTCGACAGCGCCGGCCTGATCCATGAAGTCATGCGCCACACCTTCACCGCCTTCGGCAAGCCGGAGCCCGCTTTGGAGACGACCAAGTCGATTATCGGCCTGACGCTCGACATCGCGATCGCCCGCATGGACGGCAAGCCGCATGCCGATGACGAAGCGGTCGCCATGGCGGCCCACTACAAGGCGATCTTTGCCGATGTCCGCCGTGACTCCGGTTTCGGCGAAACCATGTTCGATGGCATCCGCCAAGTCCTGGACGCGCTGATCGCCCGCGAGGATATCTGGCTCGGCGCCGTCACCGGCAAGTCGCGCCGCGGGCTCGAAACCATCCTTGAAGGTCATGGCCTCAAGCCCCATTTCCTCTTCTGCCGGACAGCAGACGACTGCCCGTCCAAGCCGCATCCGGCCATGGTAACGGAATGCTGTGACGAGGCAGGCATAGCGCCGCGTGAGACCATCGTCATCGGCGACGCGATCTACGACATGCAGATGGCGAAGGCCGCCGGTGCCACCGCGATCGGTGTCGCCTGGGGGTATGCCAAGGCCGACGATCTCTGGAAAGCGGGTGCCGATGCCGTGGTCGAGCGTCCGGCCGACCTTCTGGCCTATATCCACTAG
- a CDS encoding ATP12 family chaperone protein produces MRDELSQDIFGTFIPEPSHEDPVRRAQIQMKRPLPKRFYESVGIETRDDGFSITLDGKSVKTPAKNLLTLPTREAAELVVAEWAGQGEFIDPATMPITKLANTAIDAVSNSLDEVFDEIVRFAGTDLLCYRADGPKELIDRQSARWDPLLGWISTAHGARFILVEGVMHQEQPKEAIAAYARALERYRDTFQISCLNVVTTLTGSAVLTLAFAEGAFDLDEVWSLAHLDEDWTIEHWGSDAEAEARREARYGEFASAASLFATLQAAS; encoded by the coding sequence ATGCGCGACGAACTCAGCCAGGACATTTTCGGGACCTTCATTCCGGAGCCCAGCCATGAGGATCCGGTGCGCCGGGCGCAGATCCAGATGAAGCGGCCGCTGCCGAAGCGCTTTTATGAGAGCGTCGGGATCGAGACCCGCGACGACGGCTTCTCCATTACGCTGGACGGAAAGTCGGTGAAGACGCCGGCGAAGAACCTCCTGACGCTGCCCACCCGTGAGGCAGCAGAACTCGTGGTCGCCGAATGGGCGGGGCAGGGCGAGTTCATCGATCCCGCGACCATGCCGATCACCAAACTCGCGAATACCGCCATCGACGCCGTTTCGAACAGTCTGGACGAAGTGTTCGACGAGATCGTCCGTTTCGCAGGCACTGATCTTCTCTGCTACCGCGCCGACGGCCCGAAAGAACTGATCGACCGTCAGTCGGCTCGCTGGGACCCACTGCTTGGCTGGATCTCGACCGCGCACGGCGCCCGCTTCATCCTCGTCGAGGGCGTGATGCATCAGGAGCAACCGAAGGAAGCCATTGCTGCTTACGCGCGCGCTCTCGAGCGTTACCGCGATACTTTCCAGATCTCCTGCCTCAACGTGGTAACCACGCTGACGGGCTCGGCTGTGCTGACCCTTGCCTTTGCCGAGGGCGCCTTCGATCTGGACGAAGTCTGGTCGCTTGCCCATCTCGACGAGGACTGGACCATCGAGCATTGGGGTTCTGATGCCGAAGCCGAAGCGCGTCGTGAGGCCCGTTACGGCGAGTTCGCATCGGCAGCGTCACTCTTCGCGACCCTTCAGGCGGCAAGTTAA
- the cobU gene encoding bifunctional adenosylcobinamide kinase/adenosylcobinamide-phosphate guanylyltransferase, with protein sequence MTASQSRSILVLGGARSGKSRFAEGLARDTRFDRFYLATGRAWDDEMRARIESHKADRANDGWTTHEEPLDLVGVLKTLDKPERVILVDCLTLWVTNLMMEEGRDVDADSAALAASLGELKATIIFVSNEVGLGIVPENKMARAFRDHAGRLHQAIAAEAAEVYFIAAGLPLKMKG encoded by the coding sequence ATGACCGCATCCCAATCCCGATCCATCCTGGTTCTCGGTGGCGCACGCTCGGGCAAGTCACGCTTTGCCGAGGGATTAGCGCGCGATACGCGCTTCGACAGGTTTTACCTCGCCACTGGCCGTGCCTGGGACGACGAGATGCGCGCCCGCATCGAGAGCCACAAGGCCGACCGAGCCAATGACGGCTGGACGACGCATGAGGAGCCGCTGGATCTCGTCGGGGTACTGAAGACGCTCGACAAGCCCGAGCGGGTGATCCTCGTCGACTGCCTGACGCTCTGGGTCACCAATCTGATGATGGAGGAAGGCCGTGACGTCGACGCAGACAGCGCGGCACTCGCCGCCAGTCTTGGGGAACTCAAGGCCACCATCATCTTCGTCTCCAATGAAGTCGGCCTCGGCATCGTGCCCGAAAACAAGATGGCCCGCGCCTTCCGCGACCATGCCGGCCGTCTCCACCAAGCCATCGCCGCAGAGGCGGCTGAAGTCTATTTTATCGCGGCGGGCTTGCCGTTGAAAATGAAGGGTTGA
- the cobW gene encoding cobalamin biosynthesis protein CobW — translation MLQQKIPATVITGFLGAGKTTIIRNMLMNAGGKKIALIINEFGDLGVDGDVLKGCGADNCTEDDIIELTNGCICCTVADDFVPTMQKLLDRDVKPDHIVIETSGLALPQPLVAAFNWPDIRTRVTVDGVVTVVDSAAVAAGRFADDHDAVAAQRAEDDNLDHESPIEELFEDQLTCADLIVLNKTDLLDAAGIAAVRAEVTGRTSRKPSMIEAKNGEVPSLVLLGIGASTEDDIENRKSHHELEHEALHASGEDHDHHHDHDEFESFVLKLGAIKDASDFIDRLKPVIEKHDILRLKGFIDVPGKPMRLVIQAVGTRIETYFDRPWTSAEKRETRIVVIGLHEWDFGSVVEDVQAAAG, via the coding sequence ATGTTGCAGCAAAAGATCCCCGCCACCGTCATCACCGGCTTCCTCGGGGCCGGCAAGACCACCATCATCCGCAACATGCTGATGAATGCCGGCGGCAAGAAGATCGCGCTGATCATCAATGAATTCGGCGATCTCGGCGTCGATGGCGATGTGCTGAAGGGTTGCGGCGCTGACAATTGCACCGAAGACGACATCATCGAACTCACCAATGGCTGCATCTGCTGCACGGTTGCCGACGACTTCGTGCCGACCATGCAGAAGCTGCTCGACCGCGACGTGAAGCCCGACCATATCGTCATCGAGACCTCAGGTCTCGCTTTGCCGCAGCCGCTGGTCGCCGCCTTCAACTGGCCGGATATCCGCACCCGCGTCACTGTCGATGGTGTTGTTACCGTCGTCGACAGCGCGGCTGTTGCCGCCGGTCGTTTCGCCGATGACCACGATGCGGTTGCTGCCCAGCGCGCCGAGGACGACAATCTCGACCACGAAAGCCCGATCGAGGAACTGTTCGAGGACCAGCTGACCTGCGCCGACCTGATCGTCCTCAACAAGACAGATCTGCTGGATGCCGCCGGCATCGCCGCCGTACGCGCCGAGGTGACTGGCCGCACCAGCCGCAAGCCCTCGATGATCGAGGCGAAGAACGGCGAAGTGCCCTCGCTCGTGCTGCTCGGCATTGGCGCCAGCACCGAAGACGACATCGAGAACCGGAAGTCGCATCACGAGCTGGAGCACGAGGCGCTGCATGCCTCGGGCGAAGACCACGATCATCATCACGATCACGACGAATTTGAAAGCTTCGTCCTGAAGCTTGGTGCGATCAAAGACGCGTCCGATTTCATCGATCGCCTGAAGCCTGTGATCGAGAAACACGACATCCTGCGCCTCAAAGGTTTCATCGACGTGCCGGGCAAGCCGATGCGCCTCGTCATCCAGGCCGTCGGCACCCGCATCGAAACCTATTTCGACCGCCCCTGGACATCGGCTGAAAAGCGCGAAACGCGCATCGTCGTCATCGGCCTGCATGAATGGGACTTCGGTTCTGTGGTCGAGGACGTTCAGGCGGCGGCTGGCTGA
- the cobN gene encoding cobaltochelatase subunit CobN — MHLLLAQKGSISDGDEAIDLGQTPGDVLFLSAADTELAAIAAAVQARGGEAVRWRLASLMTLKHPMSVDTYIERTARHARLIVVRALGGASYFHYALEALHASARRSGAVIVVLPGDDKPDEGLLPFQACAEDDRQALWTYLTEGGAGNASAFVSYAEAILDDTDRPEPARPLLKAGIWWSGRGVIGVEEWERLASPSPRLGGEGARRADEGQSTEQDQPLTLTLSLAAGIGKIAPLCFYRALVQSGETAPVEAMVEALKSEGLIPLPVFVSSLKDQVSVDTLRAVFTRFPPAVVINTTGFAVSTPGAEKPSTVLDETGAVVLQAIFSSSPRATWENSTQGLSARDLAMSVALPEVDGRVLTRAVSFKSKARFDERVEANLVSHEPDAGRMRFVAELAANWAKLRSAEPADRRVALVMANYPNRDGRLGNGVGLDTPAGTMEVMRAMRDAGYDVADLPADGDMLMQALMAGPTNAANDGRVIRERLSVSNYIKFFEDLPKEVQERVTTRWGAPESDPFYLDGAFALPLMRFGKLMIGIQPARGYNIDPKESYHSPDLVPPHGYLAFYAFLRREFAAQAVIHMGKHGNLEWLPGKALALSETCFPEAVFGPLPHLYPFIVNDPGEGTQAKRRSSAVIIDHLTPPLTRAESYGPLKDLEALVDEYYEASGGDPRRLVLLKKQILELIADIGLDQDAGIAKGEADDQALEKLDAYLCDLKEMQIRDGLHIFGLAPEGRLLTDLVIALARVPRGQGEGGDASLQRAIAGDLLKTKGFDPLDCVMSDPWTGPRPTILSFITDAPWRTAGDTVERIELLAAKLVAGDLSCPDDWLRTQAVLAEIDTRLKPAVVSSGPAEIDGLLKGLAGHFVSPGPSGAPTRGRPDVLPTGRNFYSVDSRAVPTPAAYELGKKSAELLIQRYVQDHGEWPTSFGITAWGTSNMRTGGDDIAQALALIGVKPLWDMASRRVTGFEVIPMAMLGRPRVDVTLRISGFFRDAFPEQIALFDKAVRAVAALEVAALEEDEEDNPIAARVRAETEKLRGEGLDEKQAARRAGYRVFGSKPGAYGAGLQALIDEKGWAERADLAESYLVWGGYAYGAGEEGKAERGLFEERLRSVQAVVQNQDNREHDLLDSDDYYQFEGGMTAAVEHVAGVRPKVYHNDHSRPEKPVIRSLEEEIGRVVRARVVNPKWIEGVMRHGYKGAFEITATVDYMFAFAATTGAVRDHHFEAVYQAFILDERVRDFMAEKNAPAQKELAERLIEAIERGLWTPKSNSAKFRLGEMVDGELHV, encoded by the coding sequence ATGCATCTCCTGCTTGCCCAGAAGGGATCGATCAGCGACGGCGACGAGGCGATCGATCTCGGCCAGACGCCAGGGGACGTGCTGTTCCTCTCGGCGGCCGATACGGAGCTGGCTGCGATCGCGGCCGCCGTGCAGGCGAGGGGCGGAGAGGCGGTTCGCTGGCGGCTCGCCAGCCTGATGACGCTCAAGCATCCGATGTCGGTCGATACCTATATCGAGCGCACGGCACGCCATGCGCGGCTGATCGTGGTCAGGGCGCTAGGTGGGGCGAGTTACTTTCACTATGCGCTGGAGGCGCTGCACGCCTCAGCCCGTCGCAGCGGCGCGGTCATCGTCGTGCTGCCGGGTGACGACAAGCCGGATGAGGGACTTTTGCCATTCCAGGCCTGTGCGGAGGACGATCGCCAGGCTCTCTGGACCTACCTGACCGAAGGCGGGGCGGGCAATGCCTCGGCTTTCGTGTCCTATGCCGAGGCTATTCTCGACGATACCGACCGTCCGGAACCGGCGCGTCCGCTGCTGAAGGCCGGCATCTGGTGGTCGGGCAGGGGTGTGATCGGGGTTGAGGAGTGGGAGAGGCTGGCCTCTCCTTCTCCCCGTCTAGGGGGAGAAGGTGCCCGGAGGGCGGATGAGGGGCAAAGCACCGAGCAAGACCAGCCTCTCACCCTGACTCTCTCCTTGGCTGCAGGGATAGGCAAGATTGCTCCCCTCTGCTTCTACCGTGCCCTCGTCCAGAGCGGCGAAACGGCACCCGTCGAAGCCATGGTCGAAGCCTTGAAGTCTGAGGGATTGATCCCGCTTCCTGTCTTCGTCTCGAGCCTCAAGGACCAGGTCTCGGTCGATACACTGCGCGCCGTTTTCACGCGCTTTCCACCAGCAGTCGTCATCAACACCACCGGTTTCGCTGTCTCGACCCCAGGCGCGGAAAAGCCTTCGACGGTGCTCGACGAGACCGGTGCCGTGGTGCTGCAGGCGATCTTCTCCTCCTCGCCGCGCGCCACCTGGGAGAACTCGACACAGGGCCTCAGCGCCCGCGATCTGGCGATGAGCGTCGCCCTGCCGGAAGTCGACGGCCGGGTACTGACCCGCGCCGTCTCGTTCAAGTCCAAGGCGCGCTTCGACGAGCGGGTCGAGGCCAACCTGGTGAGCCACGAGCCGGATGCCGGCCGCATGCGTTTTGTCGCCGAACTCGCCGCCAACTGGGCGAAGCTTCGGTCGGCCGAGCCTGCAGACCGTCGAGTGGCGCTTGTTATGGCCAACTACCCGAACCGCGATGGCCGCCTCGGCAACGGGGTCGGACTGGATACGCCCGCCGGCACGATGGAGGTCATGCGCGCCATGCGCGACGCCGGCTACGACGTCGCTGATCTGCCCGCTGACGGCGATATGTTGATGCAGGCCTTGATGGCCGGGCCGACCAATGCGGCGAATGACGGACGCGTTATTCGCGAACGCCTTTCCGTCAGTAATTACATAAAGTTCTTCGAGGATCTTCCCAAAGAAGTTCAGGAGCGCGTCACCACGCGCTGGGGCGCGCCAGAGAGTGATCCCTTCTATCTCGACGGTGCCTTCGCGCTGCCGCTAATGCGCTTCGGCAAGCTCATGATCGGCATCCAGCCGGCGCGTGGCTACAATATCGATCCCAAGGAAAGCTATCATTCGCCGGACCTCGTGCCGCCGCATGGCTACCTCGCCTTCTACGCCTTCCTCCGGCGGGAATTCGCCGCTCAAGCGGTGATCCACATGGGCAAACACGGTAATCTCGAATGGCTACCGGGCAAGGCGTTGGCGCTGTCGGAAACCTGTTTCCCCGAGGCCGTCTTCGGCCCGTTGCCACATCTCTATCCCTTCATCGTCAACGACCCCGGCGAGGGGACCCAGGCCAAGCGCCGCAGCTCCGCCGTCATTATCGACCACCTGACGCCGCCGCTGACGCGCGCCGAGAGCTACGGCCCGCTGAAGGATCTGGAGGCACTGGTCGACGAGTATTACGAAGCCTCGGGCGGCGACCCGCGCCGTCTGGTGCTGTTAAAGAAGCAGATCCTTGAGCTGATCGCCGACATCGGCCTCGACCAGGATGCCGGCATCGCCAAGGGCGAGGCGGATGACCAGGCGCTCGAAAAGCTCGACGCCTATCTCTGCGACCTCAAGGAAATGCAGATCCGCGACGGCTTGCATATCTTCGGGCTCGCGCCAGAGGGTCGGTTGCTGACCGATCTCGTCATCGCGCTGGCCCGGGTGCCACGCGGCCAAGGCGAGGGCGGTGATGCTAGTTTGCAGCGGGCGATTGCTGGAGATTTGCTCAAGACGAAAGGCTTCGACCCCCTCGATTGCGTCATGTCCGATCCGTGGACCGGGCCACGCCCCACGATCCTGTCCTTCATCACTGACGCCCCCTGGCGCACGGCGGGTGACACCGTCGAGCGTATCGAACTCCTCGCCGCAAAGCTCGTCGCCGGTGACCTCTCTTGCCCAGATGATTGGCTGCGCACCCAAGCCGTCCTCGCCGAGATCGATACCCGCCTGAAACCCGCCGTCGTATCCTCCGGCCCCGCCGAGATCGATGGCCTGCTTAAGGGCCTCGCCGGCCACTTCGTTTCCCCTGGCCCCTCAGGCGCGCCAACGCGCGGTCGACCTGATGTCCTGCCCACGGGACGTAACTTCTACTCTGTCGACAGCCGTGCTGTTCCCACACCGGCGGCTTACGAACTCGGCAAGAAATCCGCCGAGCTTTTGATCCAGCGTTATGTCCAGGATCACGGCGAATGGCCGACATCCTTCGGCATCACCGCCTGGGGCACGTCTAACATGCGGACCGGCGGCGATGATATCGCGCAAGCCTTGGCCCTCATTGGCGTCAAGCCGCTCTGGGACATGGCCTCGCGGCGCGTTACCGGCTTCGAGGTGATCCCGATGGCGATGCTCGGCCGGCCGCGAGTCGACGTCACGCTGCGTATCTCCGGCTTCTTCCGCGATGCCTTCCCAGAGCAGATCGCGCTCTTCGACAAGGCGGTGCGGGCGGTAGCGGCACTTGAAGTAGCGGCACTTGAAGAGGACGAGGAAGATAATCCGATCGCCGCACGTGTGCGGGCCGAAACCGAAAAGCTGAGAGGTGAAGGGCTGGACGAAAAACAGGCCGCGCGCCGCGCCGGCTACCGCGTCTTCGGTTCCAAGCCCGGCGCCTATGGGGCTGGCCTGCAGGCGTTGATCGACGAAAAGGGCTGGGCCGAGCGCGCCGATCTCGCCGAGAGCTATCTCGTCTGGGGTGGCTACGCCTATGGCGCGGGCGAGGAGGGCAAGGCGGAACGTGGTTTGTTCGAGGAGCGTTTACGTTCGGTCCAGGCCGTGGTCCAGAACCAGGACAATCGCGAACACGACCTGCTCGACAGCGACGACTACTACCAGTTCGAGGGCGGTATGACGGCAGCGGTCGAACACGTCGCGGGTGTAAGGCCCAAGGTCTATCACAACGACCATTCGCGGCCGGAAAAGCCCGTGATCCGGAGCCTCGAAGAGGAGATAGGCCGGGTCGTGCGCGCCCGTGTGGTCAATCCGAAGTGGATCGAAGGCGTCATGCGCCATGGTTACAAGGGCGCCTTCGAGATCACCGCAACGGTCGATTACATGTTTGCCTTTGCAGCCACCACGGGTGCCGTACGCGACCACCATTTCGAAGCCGTCTACCAGGCATTTATCCTCGACGAACGGGTGCGCGATTTCATGGCCGAGAAGAATGCCCCGGCCCAGAAGGAGCTCGCCGAGCGGCTGATCGAGGCGATCGAACGGGGCTTGTGGACGCCGAAGAGCAATTCGGCCAAGTTCAGATTGGGCGAAATGGTCGATGGAGAGTTGCATGTCTGA
- a CDS encoding GFA family protein, which produces MALRGHCLCGGVRFRTSGPVRSSGHCHCESCRRAASSPVTTFFTVPRDSARFEGDSLHFYASSAGVRRGFCGNCGSPMSFETERRPDDIDFYVASLADGLSVAIREHWHWDERVDWLNIVDDLPKGRGGVS; this is translated from the coding sequence ATGGCCTTGCGGGGGCATTGCCTGTGTGGAGGTGTGCGCTTCCGTACCTCTGGACCCGTCCGCAGCTCTGGTCATTGCCATTGCGAGAGCTGCCGCAGGGCTGCCTCTTCACCTGTAACGACCTTCTTCACCGTTCCGCGCGACAGCGCGCGCTTCGAAGGAGACAGTCTGCACTTTTACGCCTCATCCGCGGGTGTGCGGCGCGGCTTCTGCGGCAATTGCGGATCGCCCATGTCATTCGAGACTGAGCGGCGCCCTGATGATATCGATTTCTACGTCGCGAGCCTTGCTGATGGGCTTTCCGTAGCGATCCGCGAGCACTGGCACTGGGACGAGCGCGTCGACTGGCTCAACATAGTGGACGACTTGCCAAAGGGGCGAGGTGGCGTCTCTTGA